Genomic window (Rhineura floridana isolate rRhiFlo1 chromosome 13, rRhiFlo1.hap2, whole genome shotgun sequence):
GCAGGGAAGGGGACTTGCTCCAGACCAGGAGGTGGTGCCACCTCCTCCCCCCGCCACAACCAGGCGTCGCTGCTTCCATCtgtgttgtggggagggggaggaaggtgcAAGGTCTCTTTTTACGGGGGCTTGCCTTGCGATTCTAGACGCAGAAGGGGGGGCTGCGCGTGCATGCATGCAGGGGCGGAGGACGAGGACCGGCCTGATCCCTGCCCTGAGGCGCCCCCTGCCGGACGGTGAGCTCACCGCCCTCCGGCCCTCCAGGCCGCGCGGGGGCAGGCGCGGGCCGGTCCGCGGCGGGCGGTTTGGGCGGCGCTCGTCGCTGGCCTGGGCTCGGCTCGGCGCCCCTCCGGGCTACAATGTAGCGAACGGAGGAAGCGGCGAGTCCCGGCCGGGCCGAGGCGCGGGCAGCCGGGTCGGCCCTCCCTCCATGGGTGCGCAGGTAAGGACCGCGGCGGGCCGGACCGGGGGCTCCGCTCGGCCTTCCCCGCTCCGGCTCGGGGCCCCACCACCCCGCTCCCTGGGCGTGGGGGAAGGACGGAGCCCGCCGTCCCTGTGCCCATCGCCGTGGCCTGGGGGCTTCAGAGCGCTCCCCGCTGCCTGCTCCGTGCCTCGGTTTCTGCCGCCGCTGCTAGGCTGGAGGGGCTTCCCGGGGGCTCGATCGGGGGGGGGTCGGGGTGCTGCAGGGCGCCTACCGAAAGCGAAAGGACTCCCCGGCCGGCATCGCGTTCCCCGCCTCTCGGCCAGAGGGCCCCTCAGCCCTCCCTGGAGCTGCCGTCCGGCTCGCTGGGGGAAGCCCTCCGGGTGGGGCGGCCCTGGGGGGCAGGCGCCCAGCCGCCGCACTTGGGGCGTTCCCCGAAAGAGGTGGGACCGCCTGTCACCGCCGCGCTTGGCTTTCTTTCACCAGCGGGAAGCCTCTTGCAGTGGCGCCCGAAAACGTTAGAGAGCAAAGCCAGTTGAAGCCGGTGGGAGATTAACACCCCGTAAGAGAGAAATGAAGGGAAAAGCCATTCAGGACAGCGCAACCTGCAAGGTTGACAGTCTCGTTCTCTCCCACGTGAAAGGTTTACTATCTGCAGAGAATCCAGCTGCAGGCCAAGAGGTGACAGGTGACGGCTCTTGGGGGAGGCAATACCAGAGACTGTCAGCCCATTGCACTTTCTCAGACGAACTTCTGCCTCCCACAGTGATTCTTTTCCACTGCTTGTGGGGTCTGGAAATAACCTCCTTGCCTGTCTTTGCGTCTGTGCCAAATGtacatttgtatgcatttttgtttttgctttaaaaaaagcaaaaaaacatCCACATGTTGTCTAAACTGGCCTGGACAGCCCTGAAGCTTCATTATCAGTGTCTCTGTGGTGGAAAAGGGTTTCTTGCATGCCATTTGGGTGGTTTTTCCGGTGGTTAGTGATGGGAAGATGCTAATAACCTAGCAAAATGGAGATGACTCTTTGGATGATGTCATTTGAAAGGCTCCTTAGGGCACCTGACGGAAGAAAAGCTAATGGAGGCTCTTCCCCAAATCTCAGTTAAAAAGTTGGAACAGAATGGTAGAAAGAGATTTGTACAGCAAGACACTTAAAAAGGTGTATTATTTTTTTCATAGCTATCACCTTGCAGAAAGTTTCCTTTTGCAAGGATAACAACTAGTTTCAAACTCCTTCATCTGGTTTTCTCCCTAGCCACCCCacgcccacagacactgagtccCTAGATAACCGATctgaacagatgctcttggaggtcgctgattcatagggttgccataagtcataatcgacttgaaggcacataacaacaacagtcatGTGATCCGGCTCATAATTCATTGTCAGAGTTGCCAGAGGTCCAGTTcccaaagaggaaggccagagagTCATATGTGTTTTGAAAAATGGTCTCTGAAGCTGTGTAGGCTAAGCTTGGCTCCATACAGTGTGGGTGGACTTGCCCATTTAGGCCGGCCTTCCCCAACCtcgtgccctccaggtgttttggactacaactcccatcagccccggccagcatagtTGTTGGGAGCTGAATCCAAggtatctggagggctccaggttgggaaGACTGGCCAAAGTTTGGGTGAGATGTCTAACCCTGGCACCAGAGCCTCTGGAGCTCTTGGGGATTCCAGGAACATACTAGCAATGACCTCATTGAGCAGGAAGGGGTGACACATGATTGATGCACAAGAGCTGTCGCTGGATGCCTGCATGACTCTGCAAGGAACTGTTGCGTGGCCTGTGGAGGCTGCAGAACCGGCTTTTCTTCCTTCTGGGTCACAAACAAGCTTGAGAAGCTGGCAAGGTCTGTCTGAAGGCAGATGCCATCTGAGGGACACCATCCTGAGTGGCTTTTGCCAGTGTGGAGACCTGAAAGGCAACAGCCAAGCTGCTCTGGGTCTGGGACTGCCTAGCCTAACCTGTTGTGCCTCACCCTGTCCTCTGTGTGGCTCTGGCAGGTCAGACTGCTATGGAATATGATGAGAAGCTGGCTCGTTTCCGGCAGGGCCACCTCAACCCATTCAACAAGGCCCTGCTGCAAAGCCAGCATGACCCAAAGACTAGGGAAGCTGGAGAGGAGTTTCAGCAGAAAGGTGAGCCAGGCACTCGTATCCTTAttgatttatttgttaaatttatatcccgcccttcctccccctgGGGTGGGGCCCATAACAGCTTGGCTTTGGAACTCGGGTTCAAATCAGGCTCATGAAGCACTTAAGAAGAGGGTGCCTCTGTGTACATGCAGAGGGTTTCTTTTTTTCACTGGGCAAATGCATTTCCACCCCAAGACTAAGGGCCAGACCCCATGGCATATGAAGCTCCCTTACAACTGAGTTAGGCCCTTGGCCCACCTGGGCCAGTCTTGTCTGTTCAGGCTGCCCAGTTCTCTGACCTTGTCTGTTCCTGCTTCCTACATTCCTTGGCAAGTGCCAATAATGGcacctgaaaccttctgcatgtgaaggaAGTGGTCAACCACTGAGCGCGGGCACCTTCCATTTTTGAAAACGGAGCCCCACATAACCGCAGTGCCACCACCCCTCTCACCAAGACGCCTTTGGGTCTAGTGGGAGTAGAGGAAAGCAGCAGGCTGTGGCTTTTTGAATTAAGTGGGGAAGAGGTGGCACTGTTCATCCCCCAAATAGCTTCCATCGAGGCTGGCCTGCTGCTCTCTGCCCTCAGTGGAGAAGGAAGGTGGCCCCTTTTCAACGCTGGCCTTCCTGACTTTCAGCCTTGCTCTGTGGGCAGGCCCAACTCTTCTCGCAATGAGTTCTGTCCCAGCTTGGAGCACGTTTCCTTGGCCAGTAGCTAGTTTTCCtaggggaggagggggcagggaggctCCGAGCCACAGAACAAGAGCCGGAGGCTGGCAGCTGGCCAGCTATGGTACGTGGTGAGACGGGACAGTTTTGATCCCTACAGCAGGTCCTTCTGGTAGACGTGGCTGTATGTAGCAACTCTCCATGACGCAGAGTCTCTCTTGCAGAACTTTGGGCGGCCTCTTATTATGGGGCAGGCTCACTTTGCTGCCTCAAGAGCCGGGGGAGTGGGGAGACACAAGAAGGAAGGCTGCAATTCTCACCTTCTGCCTCTCTTTCCTCCTGGTAGACTTGAGGCTGGGCTTGTCCCCTGAGGAGGAGTCTGAGTTCCGCTGTTCGGAGCGCACCATGGACTTGGGACTGGCAGAGGACCACTTTTCGCGCCCAGTGGTGAGAGGAGGAATTGGCCCTGCTGCTGCGTTTTGGTCTTGGCCTATTGCAGTGGTTCAAACGGAAGAATGTTGCCGCCCTAAATTGTACCACAAACCTTTATGTATTTGGAGAAAAGCACTATTTAAAATCCCCAATGCAAATCCCCATTTGCACCCCACATGCTTAACTGCCAGCGCACTCCGTTGCCTCCCTAGCATGGCAGATCCCCGCCTGGACCGCTTGGCCCTGGGGCAGACAGTTGAGGCCATTGGCCATCCCTTGATGAACTGCTCTTTCTTTGCAGGGCTTGTTCCTGGCCTCGGACATTGAGCAGCTGCGGCAGGCAATTGAGGAGTGCAAGCAGAGGATCTTGGAGCTCCCCGATAACTCTGAGAAACAAAAAGATGCTGTCGTGCGGCTCATTCACCTGCGTCTCAAACTCCAAGAGCTGAAGGTGTGCAGACCGGCTAGAGGGTGGGCCTGACCAAGCTATGGGGTGGGCTTGGGGGAATAGAGTTCTGGGATCTTCCGGCTGTCAGAGAGGAAGCTGGTGAAATGGAGGGATGACAAAGCCAGGGCTTCTCTCTTGCTTTAGCTCAAGCTTGTAGAAGGCTGCAAACTTGCAGGTGCAACATACaacaatgagagccatgttgctCCACTGGATGCGAGGTTGCTGTGGACCTCAGATGTGCACGTtgaatctctgctcagccatgagtTGCACAAAGGCCTCAGACCCACCTGCTGTAGCTCAGCCTCAGTCTGAGAGGAGAGAAGCCCCCATCCAAATATGGAGAGAGCGGCTTCCAGCTTGGAGGGCACAGGCCTTGGCAAGGTTGAGCTCCAGCACGTCTAACATTTGGACGTGAGCTCTGGAGCGAAAAGAAACAGAGGTAGAGAGCTTTAATATTcacaatgttattttattttattacatttatagcctacctttcctccaaggggttCAAGGTTGCGtgtatggttctccccctccccatttcaccctcacaacagccctgtgaggtaggtttggctgagagacaatgactggcccaaggtcacccagtgagcttcatggctgagtggggatttgaacccgggtctcccaggtcctagtctgacactcaaaccactatgccacactgtctCTCTGTTTAAAATCCACCTGTTTTTAACACATCTTTCTTGCTGCCTTTTCTGATCCTCTGGAATGGCAATGAacttggtgtcttccagatgttgctggactcattagccctatcagccagcatgcccagtggtcagggacgGTGGGACCTGTAGCCTGAGAGCACCCCCTCCGCCCCGCTTTAAACAATTCCGCCTGCTGTAGTGTTGCAGCCCGGTGTATATTAGGTGGTGTAGCTTTAATGTTCTGGCTTGCACTTCaggaagttggggagggggatgaAACCATAAGACTCCTGGTGGGGTCAGTGGCCGAAAGCCCTCTGAACGTtactgcttgcctgcctgcctgcttccctcTGCTGCAGGACCCGGGTGAGGATGAGCCCAACATCAGGGTGGTCCTGGAGCACCGCTTCTACAAGGAGAAGAGCAAGAGCGTGAAGCAGACCTGTGACAAGTGCAGCACCATCATCTGGGGGCTGCTCCAGACCTGGTACACCTGCACAGGTGAGAAGCAGTTCCTTCCCCTAGAGCAGCAAGCggaggggaacctccagcctagcCAGGATCCtgatttggcctgtgaggccatttctcCCCAAGGCACACTCACTtgccctgcacctggtgtcaggtaTGGAGCAGGTACAGATGTAGCTGAAAAGGAACAATTTGGGTGCCTTGAAACGTGCTGCGGATTTTCATTGGTAAATGGGGCTCATATGTGGCACCTTTTAAATTTGGCAGGAAACCCAAGCCTGGCTCAGGTTGGCTGGGATCTCCCTTTGCAGCTCAGATTGAGTTCAACCTCACCGCAAaggaaaaatgggtcacctggCATTGTGGTGACGTCAGGTGGCTGACATTTGGGCAGCCCTGGCCTACTGTGGGGAGTGGGGGACCTCAGGATCTGGCCCTAGACGGTTTGAAGTCTACCCAAACTTGTCAGGCGGCCTGCCCCCAATCCCACTCTGATTGTGAGCAAGGAGAGGACCAAGGCTGGGCTCTGCCAGCTTCCTGGGCCGCGCTGTGCTTTGCAGGGAGGTCCTCACTTGGGCGCCGCCTTTGTATTTTACGgggctggctgctgcattcttgtAAGTCAGGGTTAGGGAGCCTGTGTGGGCctcccagctgttgctggactccacctcccatcctccctgatgactggccatactggctgctgGAGcaggtgggagcaggagcccagcaGCCCCCGGAAGCATACTAGGTTTCCCCACTTCGAGATTCTGGGAACAACAGAAGGAGATTGTATGTGTGTACTAGACAGAAATTCAATGGCTTGAAATGTGCTCTCATTCTGGACGTGGCGTGGCCTAGATTCCACCCTGCAGTAAAAATCCTCATTGCCGACGTAACCTACTGGTGTTCTGGCCTCGCCCCCTTAGGAGGGAGCGGATGTAAACACCCCTCCTTGTTCTGCTGACCGGGGAGCAGAAGGACAGCGACTTCATCTCAGGCTAAATGGGGAAGATGTTGTTGTGGGGCTTGCCCCTTCTTCTACCCACCAAGCATATCGTCTCTTTTTATGCACCACTGCCTGTCCTGTAGAACTCCCCGCCACAGGAATTAGGAGGCTGGAAGCCTGCATTTGGTTTTgcaccaagggaagcccacagTGAATTAATctgagatgctgctgctgctgctatgagGTGTCTCTGGAGAGGCCTCTAGAGAGGAGACAGGGCGTGTGGGTGGCATGCTGCTGTTGGGGCACTGCGGCTTCCCCATGCTTCGCTCTCGTTCTTTCCCAGGTTGTTCCTATCGCTGCCACAGCAAGTGCCTGGACCTCATCACCAAGCCATGTGTGCGCTCCAAGGTCAGCCACCAGGCTGAGTACGAGCTCAGCATCTGCCCCGAGATGGGGTTGGACAGCCAGGACTACCGCTGTGCTGAATGCCGGATGCCCATCTCGCTCCGTAAGTGTGGGCATGGAGCCAGCTGGGGACTATCCAGGGaccatgggccaaattaggcctgccaggccttCCCCGCCTGGCTAAGCCaagtccttcttcccagataGATGCGACACATCAGGTGTGCGGCAGATAAGATGCGGCTGGGCCGAAGGGGGTCTGTAGGCACCAAGAATCAGCTGACAAGCAGCCTCTGCAAATCCctctgcacagcactttgcaactgcccacaatcagctgattgtcagagcTCACAGCGCATGGCACTTTGCGAGCCCAATGATCGCTGATGGTGCAGGAAAAGAGGGCCACGTTATTGTTTTGACAGGTGGGGGATCCTAGCCACCCTGCCAGACTTGGCCTGCTAGCCAGGTCCAGGGCCCCAGCTCTGACCCAGACCTCCAGAACCCAGCTTCTGAGACCTCTCCAAGCACAAGACTTCAGCCGTGCCATGAGGGCTTAaattcagctttccccaacctgatgccctgcagatgttttggactgaaaCTCCCTCcagacccagccaacatggccaaacgATGCTGGGGGGGATGGCAGGtgtcgtccaaaacatctagagggcactgggTTGGTCTGACTCATGTTtttctcattattattttttaagactGTGAATGCTAAGATTCTCCAGATGATGTCTAGCATGCATTTCAGCAGCTTCTGCTGTTCATAGAAaagtagagctggaagaggtgtatgaggccatcaagtccagtccCCAGTTTGCATGCTGCCTTCCCTCTGTAGAAATCATTTGCAGTAGTCCCTGGTATGGCTTGCACACATCCAGGCCCTTTGGCTAGTCCTTGCAGTCATTATCGAGTCCTTACCCTCCGAGCTCTGAGGCTTGGAAAGAAAGACCCCCTTGGTCTGGCAAGGGCTCTGAAAAAGCATCATGGAATGGGTTGGaaatgcagctcagtggcagagcagatcCTTTGCATTCAGAAATCCCAGCTTTGAGCCGTGACACCttcatttaaagaacatccaGCAATGGAAGCCTTGGAAAGACCCCTGAGCTGCTTTTTTTCTGGGTGGGTTAGACAGGACTGCTTTGGGTGGATGAGTGGCCTGACTCCAACCATCAGTGCTCATTTGTTGTCAGGGCTGCTTAGATGTCTGCCTGACCTGTTTGGGATTTAATAGTAGTGCTGCTTACGTTGACGTGGTCATCTCTTTCCGCCTGTCTCGCTGCAGGGGGAGTTCCAAGCGAGGCCCGGCAGTGCGACTACACTGGCCTCTATTACTGCAGCAACTGCCACTGGAACGACCAGGCTGTCATCCCTGCCAGGGTCATCCACAATTGGGACTTTGAACCCCGCAAGGTACGTGGGCCAGTCCGGCCAGGCCCAAAAGTCTTTTGTTGCCAAAAGAAGTCGGGAGAGCCACAAGGAGGGGGCACAACAGGGAGggggaaccattttcagtccaagggccatgttcccttctgggaaaccACCTGGGGGCCGCATGCTGGTAGTAGGTGGAGCAAAGGATGTAAAttgtacctttgtacaggagcctcatttctacacacactctcatGCCCTTCTCTCCGTCCACCCAGGCCAGCGAGAAGCCTGATCAGAGTCCAAGGGCACGTTCTAGACTGGGGCCAAAGCAGGCCTTCCCCTTTCTGCTCCTCATTGTTGTAGGGTGTCCGTCCTTGATTGGTGATTGTGATTTCCAGGTATCTCGGTGCACCATGCGCTACCTTGCCCTGATGGTGTCGCGGCCAGTGCTCAAGCTGCGCGAGATCAACCCTCTTCTGTTCAACTATGTTGAGGAGCTGGTGGAGATCCGGGTGAGCGCGTTGGGGGGGGGATCTGAGGGTATATTCAGCCTGGAACCTCTTGTGGGAGTTGGGGGTGTTTGGGGTCTGGATGTGATGTGTCTTGTACAGGTATGCTAGCACCCAAAGGAGAGGTTCTATTACTGGGGAAGGACTGCCCGGCTGAGTTTTTCAAGCactgttctctccctctctcctcctctctccccgcTTCCCTTGCAGAAGCTGCGCCAGGACATTCTCCTCATGAAACCATATTTCATCACCTGCAAGGAAGCCATGGAGGCCC
Coding sequences:
- the DEF8 gene encoding differentially expressed in FDCP 8 homolog isoform X2, translating into MEYDEKLARFRQGHLNPFNKALLQSQHDPKTREAGEEFQQKDLRLGLSPEEESEFRCSERTMDLGLAEDHFSRPVGLFLASDIEQLRQAIEECKQRILELPDNSEKQKDAVVRLIHLRLKLQELKDPGEDEPNIRVVLEHRFYKEKSKSVKQTCDKCSTIIWGLLQTWYTCTGCSYRCHSKCLDLITKPCVRSKVSHQAEYELSICPEMGLDSQDYRCAECRMPISLRGVPSEARQCDYTGLYYCSNCHWNDQAVIPARVIHNWDFEPRKVSRCTMRYLALMVSRPVLKLREINPLLFNYVEELVEIRKLRQDILLMKPYFITCKEAMEARLLLQLQDRQHFVENDEMYSLQDLIDINAGRLGCSLTEIHTLFAKHIKLDCEVNCIFPEPFAAVENEILPFQA
- the DEF8 gene encoding differentially expressed in FDCP 8 homolog isoform X1, whose protein sequence is MEYDEKLARFRQGHLNPFNKALLQSQHDPKTREAGEEFQQKDLRLGLSPEEESEFRCSERTMDLGLAEDHFSRPVGLFLASDIEQLRQAIEECKQRILELPDNSEKQKDAVVRLIHLRLKLQELKDPGEDEPNIRVVLEHRFYKEKSKSVKQTCDKCSTIIWGLLQTWYTCTGCSYRCHSKCLDLITKPCVRSKVSHQAEYELSICPEMGLDSQDYRCAECRMPISLRGVPSEARQCDYTGLYYCSNCHWNDQAVIPARVIHNWDFEPRKVSRCTMRYLALMVSRPVLKLREINPLLFNYVEELVEIRKLRQDILLMKPYFITCKEAMEARLLLQLQDRQHFVENDEMYSLQDLIDINAGRLGCSLTEIHTLFAKHIKLDCERCQAKGFVCELCKEGDVLFPFDSHTSMCMDCSAVFHRDCYYDNSTTCPKCARLNLRKQSLLRDPNVELQA